The following DNA comes from Phycisphaerae bacterium.
CCTGCCCCGACATGCTCAGCTTCGACGTCTACTCGCAGATGAACCCGGGCACGGAGGGCTGGGACATGTATTTCAGGAATCTCCGTGACTACCGCGCCGCCGCCGATCGGCACAAGATACCGCTGTGGGTCACGCTGTTGTCGGTCGGGCACTTCCGCTACCGCTGCCCGCGCGAAGACGATCTTCGCTGGCAGCTCAACACCGCAGCGGCCCACGGGGCCAACGGCGTGATGTGGTTCTTCTTCTACATGCGCCAGCCGCACGACAACTTCCGCGTCGCGCCGATCGACGAGCACTGGGAGCGGACCGAGACGTTCGAATGGCTCAGCCGGGTCAACCGCACCTTCCTCAAAGGCCCGGCCGAGACGCTGGCCAAGCTGACCCTGCGGCACGTCGCCCACGTCGGCCGCGCCTGGGGCGGCTGGCCGCTGTTCGACGGGCAAGACGGCCGCGTGAGCCAGGCCAAATCGCTGCACGGCACCGACCTGATCGTCTCGCAGTTCACCGATGCGCAGGGCGCCGACTACGTCGCGGTGGTCAACAACAGCCAGACCGACAGCACCGAGGCCCAGATCCGCTTTCGCGCCCGCCGTCCGAGGGTATGGCACGTCGGCTGGCTCGGCCAGCAGACTCCGCTCCACGAAAACGTCGCCGAGCGCTGGATGCTCGGCGTCGACTACATGGTCGTCCGCCACTGGCTCGCCCCGGGCCAGATGGAACTGTTCAAGGTGGCCGACGGAGAGAATTGACCTGCACTGCGAGCATGAATGCAGACCTTCTGCGAGAAGCGGAGCGGCCTACGCCTTCCGCTCCATGAGCGTGCCGAAGCGTTTGCCGATGGCCAGCGCCGGGTCCAGCGGGACCTCGACGGGCCGGCAATTCGCGGGAATGACGATCGCGGGTTTGGGCGCGATGGTCTTGCCCGCAAACTGCGGCAGCCACGGCCGCTGGGCTTCGAGCATCTCGGCGCACATGGTCCGGATCTGATCGAGCGTGCAGACCGCCGAGGCCAGCGGGTCGAGGGCCACCGCGTGAACGACGGCCTCCGGCTCGCCTTCGAGGGCGGCCAGGGCGGCGAGGGTCTGAACGTTGACGTTGGTCTGGCACGCCGCGGCGCACTGCGGCGGAAGCTCGCCGACGAAGCTCGGATGCAGGCCGGTGTTGTCGGCGAAGGTGGGAACCTCGACGCAGCAGCCGGGAGGAAGGTTCGAGATGTAGCCGTCATTCCGCACGTTGCCCATGAAGCGGAACGGACGCCCGGTCACGACGGCCTCCATGATGTACGAACAGTACTCGACGCTTCGCGACCGGATCGCGGTCGACTCGAACTTCAGCGGATCGACCGCGGCGTACTTCTCGGCGATGGCCTTGCTCCAGTGGTAGTAGGCCCCGGTTTCGCCGCCGAACGCCGGCTCGTCGCAGTAGCGGGCCAGGGCGGCTTGGGTCTTGCGGAACCACGGCACGTACTCGCTGAGGTGGCCGGTGCTCTCGGTCATGAAGTAGCCGAAGTGGCGAAAGACCTCGCCGCGGACCTTCTCGTTCTTGTAGTACTCGGGCCTCTCGAATCGCTCGCGGAGAATCGGGTACAGGTCGCGGCCGTTGTGCTCGAGCGTGAGGAACCAATCCATGTGGTTGATGCCGCCGCAGGTGTAGACGATCTCCTCCTTGGAAATGTCGCAGTAGCGGGCGATCAGGTCGAGCGTGGTCTGGACGCCGTGGCAGAGCCCGACGACGCTCACCGGGCTCGCCTTGCCGAGGGCCAGGCAGTTCGCGGCCATCGGGTTGGCGTACTGAAGCATGATCGCGCGCGGCTTGGCCCGCTGCTCCATGGCGGCGGCGATATCGACCAAAGCGGGAATGGTGCGCAGGCCGCGGAAGACGCCGCCCGGGCCAAGGGAGTCGCCGATGCACTGATCGACGCCGTACTTGAGCGGAATCTGGTAGTCGAAGCCGAACGCCTCGACGCCGCCGACCTGAATCATGACGACGACGAAGTCGGCGTCCGTGACCGCCTCATGCAGGTCGAGCGTGGCCCGGACCGTGCCGGGCAGCTTGTTGTCCTTGAGCATCCGGCCGACGAACGCCTCCATCCGCCGCAGCTTGGGTTCGGTGCGACTCATCAGAACCAGCTCGCTGTCCGCCAGAGCGGGCGTGGCGAGGATGTCGCTGACGAGGGTCTTGCAGAAAACGATGCTGCCGGCGCCGATCATCGCGATTTTTGCGCTCATTGTGATACTCCTGTAATTGTCACGTTGATCCTGTACGCCGCTGCGGACTATGGCGTTTTGTATACGGCTGTGAAGCAGTACTCTCCGGAACCGACATCGAACGTGATCCGGTCGGGCTCCTCTGTTCCCTTATTCACTCCAGCGGTTCC
Coding sequences within:
- the melA gene encoding alpha-galactosidase gives rise to the protein MSAKIAMIGAGSIVFCKTLVSDILATPALADSELVLMSRTEPKLRRMEAFVGRMLKDNKLPGTVRATLDLHEAVTDADFVVVMIQVGGVEAFGFDYQIPLKYGVDQCIGDSLGPGGVFRGLRTIPALVDIAAAMEQRAKPRAIMLQYANPMAANCLALGKASPVSVVGLCHGVQTTLDLIARYCDISKEEIVYTCGGINHMDWFLTLEHNGRDLYPILRERFERPEYYKNEKVRGEVFRHFGYFMTESTGHLSEYVPWFRKTQAALARYCDEPAFGGETGAYYHWSKAIAEKYAAVDPLKFESTAIRSRSVEYCSYIMEAVVTGRPFRFMGNVRNDGYISNLPPGCCVEVPTFADNTGLHPSFVGELPPQCAAACQTNVNVQTLAALAALEGEPEAVVHAVALDPLASAVCTLDQIRTMCAEMLEAQRPWLPQFAGKTIAPKPAIVIPANCRPVEVPLDPALAIGKRFGTLMERKA